The genomic region CATCTGCGTTATCTCGTCAGGTCGCCTGCCCACCAGGGAGAGTGCCCGGCCGTCCGGCCTGAACTCCATGGAGCCCTCGGTAGGCCTGTACTCGCCGGTGATCATGTTGAACACCGTAGTCTTGCCGGCGCCGTTGGGGCCGATGATCCCCACCAGCTCGCCACGCTCCAGCTGGAGGTTGAAGTCGGACACGGCCCTGAGTCCTCCGAAGTTGATGGAAAGTCCCTGTATGTCCAGAAGAGCCATGCTACTTCACCCCCTCCTGTTTCCCGGCATCGGCGGAGGGCTTCCCCAAGAGCCCAGCCAGGCGGTCGAAGCTGACCTCGAAGCCGCCCATAAGGCCCTGAGGCCTCGTCAGCATCACGACGATCAGGAGGAGACCGTACACCAGCATCCTCCACTCCTGGATGAACCGGAGCGCTTCCGTGAGCCCCGTGATCAGGGTTGCGGCCACTATGGCCCCGGTTATGCTCCCATAGCCGCCCACCACGATCATGATAAGGTAGTCCACGGACTTCATGATGCCGAACATCTTCGGGTGAGCCAGCTGGAGGGTGTGTACTAGGAGACCGCCGGCGACCCCGGCGAAGAAGGAGCCTATCACGAACACGGTCACCTTGTAGCGAGTTACGTTTATACCCATGGCCCGGGCGGCGATTTCATCCTCCCTTATGGACTTGCAGGCCCGGCCGTGGCTGGATGTGACGAAGTTGATGATGATGAGCACGGTGGCCACGGCAAAGAGGTAGGTCCAGAAGAAGCTGGAGTAGGGGGGAATGCCCGTGAAGCCGCGGGGCCCGCCCACCTTGTCGATGTTGTTCATTACAACCCGGATTATCTCCCCAAATCCCAGGGTCGCAATGGCGAGGTAGTCACCGCCAAGGCGAAGGGTAGGCGTTCCGACCACGAAGCCCATCGCCATGGCGCAGATCCCGCCCATGATGATCGAGGGGATGAAGGGGAAGCCCAGGAACACCGTGAGGGAGCCCGAGGTGTAGGCGCCTATTGCCAGGAAGCCTGCGTGCCCGATGGAAAACAGGCCGGTAAACCCATTTATAAGGTTCAGGCTCACGGCGCCGATGACGTTGATGGCTGCTATGGATAGGATCTGCATGTAGTAGGGGTTGTGTCCCGCCACAGCAATTACCAGGAAGTAGAGGGCTGAAAGGGCAGCCGCAGTACCTATGACACGAACGGGGCCGGGGATGACATGGGGGCGGGTTGCCGTTTCCGTCTTGACTGATCTGGCCATTTCTCTCCCCCCCTACACCTTCTCGCTGAGCTGGCGTCCCAGGAGGCCTTGAGGCCTCAGGAGCAGCACAACGATGAGTATGGCGAAGGCTACCGCATCCCTCCACTTGGAGCTGTAGAGGTAGACAACCATGATCTCCGCCATTCCCATGACAAGCCCACCCAGCATTGCGCCGGGGATGTTGCCTATGCCTCCGAGCACAGCTGCAATGAACGCCTTCATACCTGGCAGGAGTCCCATGACCGGATCGATGCGGGGGTAAGCTATTCCCACCAGCACACCCGCGGCTGCCGCCAGGGTGGAGCCCAGCACGAAGGTGACGGATATCACGTAGTCCAAGTCTATCCCCATGAGCCTCGCGGCGTCCTTGTCATAAGACACCGCCCTCATGGCCTTGCCTACCTTGGTCCGCCTCACGATGAACTGGAGCACCATCATGAGGGTGAACGCCACGCCAACCACCAGGATGGTTATGTTGTTAATGATGACGCCGCCGACATTGTAGGTATGAGGGGTCATGATCTGGGGAAAGGGTCGGTAGTCGGCTCCGATGAACTGCCTTACGAAGTTCTGCAGAAAAATCGAAACCCCCAGGGCTGTGCTGAGGGCTGCTAGCCGGGGAGCGAAACGTAGGGGCCGGTAGGCAAATCGCTCGATTATGAGGGCAAGGACCGGGGTGAGCAGCATAGGTATCACCAGTGTGGGTAAGAAGAAGGGGCCCAGGTAGCCCGCGACAAAATACCCGATATACGCGCCTGCCATGTAGATCTCGCCGTGAGCGAAATTGATCAGACGGACGATGCCGTACACCATGGTATACCCGAGGGCGATAAGGGCGTATATTGATCCCAGCTGAATGCCGTTCACCATCTGCTGGAAGAACAAGTTGTCATCCTCCCTTACCAGGCGGGGACATGGACAGCGGGGGGAAGAGCCCCCCACTGTCCACGCTTGTCAGCCAAGGATGCCCGCCATGTCTTGGCCTTCCCCCTTAGGGGTTAACCACGGTGTAGAACTTGAACTTGCCGTTCTCGATCTTGTTGACAACGGCAGCCTTGATGGGGTTGCGGTTGGCGTCATACGTAGTCTTGCCGGACACCACCTCAAGATCGGTGGCGGCCATGGCGTCGCGAATGGCGGAGCCCTCAGTGGAACCGGCCTTCTCGATGGCCTCAAAGAGGATCAGCGCTGCATCGTAGGCCAGGGCGGCCAGGGCGTCCGGGGTCTTGCCGTACTTGTCATTGTAGGCCTTCAAGAATGCCTGGGCGACGGGGGTGTCGGAGTCCGGCGAATAGTGGTTGGCGTGGTAGCCGCCCTCGATGGCATCCCCGGCGATGGAGATGAGGTCCGGGGAGTCCCAGCCGTCAGCACCTAACATCTGGACGTCCCAGCCCATCTCCCTCACCTGCTTGGCTTGGAGAGCGGCGGTCTGGTAGTACTGGGGCAGGAACAGCACCTCGGGCTCAGCGGCCTTGATCTTGGTCAGCTGTGCCCTGAAGTCCTGGTCGCCGCTGGCGTGGGTCTCAAAGGCCACCACGGTGCCGCCCATGTTCTCAAGGTGCTTCTTGAACTCCTCAGCCAGTCCCTTGGTGTAGTCGTTCTCTATGTCATACAACACGGCCGCGGTCTTGGCCTGCAGGTTTTCGGTGCTGAACTTGGCCATGACGAAGCCCTGGAACGGGTCGATGAAGCAAGCCCGGAAGATGTAGTCGCCGGTCAGCGTCACCCGCTCGTTGGTGGAGGTCGGGCTGATCATGGGGATCTTGGCCTCCTGGGCTATGGGGGCGATGGCCAGGCTGCACACGGAGTACACGGAGCCAATAATCGCCACTACCTTATCCTGGTTTACCAGCTTCCGCCCGGCGTTGGCCGCCTCGACAGCGTCACCCTTGTCGTCCTCCAGGACCCATTCTATCTGCCTGCCCAGGACGCCGCCCTTGGCGTTGTACTCCTCAACGGCTAGGAGCACACCGTCCCTGGTGGATGCGCCGAAGGTGGGCGTCTCTCCGGTCATCGGGGCGATGATACCGATCTTGATGCTCTCGGTGGCAACCGGTTCTTCCTCGCCTTCCTCCTCCTCAGGGGCAGGCTGCGGCTGGCCGCATCCTGCCAAGCTGGCTAGGAGCGTAACGACCAGAACGGCCACAATGCCCCATCTGACAAAACCTTTTGCGAACATCTTTTTGTCTCTTCCCCCTTCAGGTTTGTTTCCAGACCATGCTGGCCCGTGAAACGGGCCTCTCGGGAACTCAACCCTCCAATGCCCGGGCATCCCTCCCCTCAAGATTGGAGGTTCCTGAGAAAAGATAACCTGCTCGGACCATCGCTCACAATTATAGGTTAGTCCTAGCGGGCTTGTCAATATCTGGGGGGTTGTCCATGACCCTTTCTGGACAGGGGCTTACTGGGGTTCCACGATTATCTTGTGCTCCATCAGGCGAAGCTCCTTAATGCGTCCCTTGACCCTTATGGTGTCGCCAAGAACGCCCTGGAGAAAAAGCTCAGCGCCTTCTGTCTTGATGATGTCCACGGCCTCCATGATGAGGTCTTCCCGGCCGTCACTTGCCATGAATACATTCGATTCACACATAGATTTTCCTCCTTCTTACAAGCCATCCTCGCGGCATTCGTTGTTGCCTCTAACATATCCCATGTAACAGAAAGGGTCAAGAAATCGCCATAGCCTGTTCTGGCAGGGATTTTCAGTGGGTAGCCCGCCGCTTTGCAAGTTGGGACACAACCGTGAATAGGCTTAAACGGCAGGGATTACCTGCGGCATGGTGCTTTGTGCCTGAGAAGTAGTTGGGAGGGGGTGTATGGATGGGCCGCCTGCGGGAACTGGTCAATCAGATTCAGGAAAAAGAGGAGCCCCTCCTGGAACTCTATGAGAGGGTCCAGGAAGCTGCGTCCAAGGTGACCGAGAGGAACCTGGCTTCGCAGATGTACCGGTACCAGAAGTTCCAGGTAGCAAGCCTGGGTCTCCTGAAGGGAGAGGCGCCCGAGAAGTTTGAGGCCTTCGGCCAAGTGTCCGATGATGACGTCAACCTCAGGACGGGACCAGGGCCCCGTTACGAGCTGGTGCGCACTGTTCAGAAGGGGACTCCCGCCATCATCATGGAGTCCGAGGGAAACTGGGTGAACCTGCGGCTTCCCGATGGTGCCGAGGGCTGGGTGTTCAAGGCCTACGTGAAGAAGGAAGACAACACTTAAGGCAGGTATGGGCCCTTTCCAAGGCGAAAGAGGGGGGCAATTCACCTGAAACGAAGGCGGTGGTGGCAATGGCCTTCTTCTTCGCCCTGGCTACCATGTTCCTGTGGGGCACCTCCCCTCTCCTGGGGAAGATAGCCCTGGCACGGCTGGATCCTGTTGTCGCCCTGACACTCAGGAGCGGCGTGATAACCCTTTGTCTCCTTGCCTTGTCTCTCTTTTCGGGGAAGCTCGGGGCCCTGGGCCAGGTTGATGCCAGGTCTGCCCTGTGGATTACGATGGAGGGCATCTCAGGGTCTTTGCTGGGGCACCTGGCCTACTTCTATGCGCTGAAGATGGGGAACCTGGCCCAGGTCATCCCGGTTACAGCGGCCTATCCCCTGGTGGCGGCCTTGTGGGGCGTGGTGCTCCTGGGTGACCGCCTCACTGTAGGCCGCGGGCTGGGGGCACTCCTTGTGGTGATAGGAGTATGGCTGGTGAGCCGCAGCTAGTTCCAGCGAAGCCTGTCATCGTCACGGTAGGGCACGGGGGCGTAGAGCACGGAGGGTTTTCCCCTCCTGGGTTGAGGGTATAGTTCCATCAGCAGGTACACCTCCCGGGGGAGTCCTGCCTCAACCGGGAGGCCAAGGCCCCTTAGCTGCCGGAGGGTCAAGGGGTAGTCGTGGGTCCAGTTGCCTTCTGTGAGGCCCCGGGCGACCTGGGCGGCATCGCCCGGGTCCATCTTCTTCGAGAGGATGGTGGTTACCGTATCCCGGACCTGGTTCACCGCCTTCTCCGCTATGTCAGCCAGGATCAGGGTCCGGTCCTCGACGTGGTCCAACCCCTTTTCCCTAAGCACCCTCAGCACTGATGTGGCAGGATACTGGCCTACCTGCGGGTCAACCGGCCCTAGTACCGCGTTCTCGTCCATCAGCACCCTGTCTGCGGCCAGGGCCAGCAGGGTTCCTCCGGACATGGCGTAGTGGGGCACCAGCACTGTGACCTCCCCGGGATGCCGCTGGAGCGCCAGGGCAATCTGCTCGGTGGCCAGGACAAGCCCCCCGGGGGTATGGAGGATCAGGTCTATGGGGGTGCCAGGGGGGGTCAGCCGGATGACCCTGAGGATCTGCTCGGAGTCCTCGATGTCTATGAACCTGGCAATGGGTATCCCCAGGATGTTCACGGCCTCCTGGCGGTGGATGAGCGTGATCACCCGGGACTTCCGCGCCCTCTCCATCTGCCTCAGCAAGTCTATCCTGGCCATGTGCAAGCGCCTTTGCTGGAACACAGGCCAGGCGAAGGAGGCAACGAGGAGGAGTATCCACAGAAGGCTCAAGACCGAAGACAAACCTCACACCCCCGCCTATTCAGCCTTCCCGATTCAGCGGACAGTATCCCTTGACGTTTTCCATGGGAGGAGAGTATTATGGGTGTGAGTAAAGGCCATGTCAGAAAATCTCACATGAAGGGGGTGGGCAGGGTGCAGAGACGGGAGCCCGGCTACGCCATGGCCGTTGTCAAGGGGATGACAGGCCTCAGCGAGCGGCAAATTCGCTACTACGATGCCATGGGGCTGGTATCCCCTATGAGGACTCCCGGTGGCCACCGCCTGTACTCTCAAAGGGACGTTGAGAGGCTTCTGGAGATAAAGTCCCTAATAGCCAGGGGCCTCAAGGTGTCGGAGGTACGGGAACGCCTCAGGGAAAGGGAGGAGCCCCCCACGGAACTGGTGAGTGACCGGGAGTCCTTCTTCCTCCGGAAGATACGGGGGCCCGCCTTCCAGGGTGGGGTAGGGATCCGGGAACGAGATCCCCTGGGAACCACGTCCGTGAAGTCCCTTTACCCCATGGAAAAAAGACCAGAGATCATGAAGAGTGTAGACGGCCTGAGGGCCAGAAAAGGGGAGGAGAAGACCAGTGCCAGGAACCGAGACAGGCAGGGAGGAAGTCCTAAAGAAACTGGCCGATCTTAAGGTGCAATTCATCCGCCTCCAGTTCACCGATATCCTGGGCATCATCAAGAACGTGGCCATCCCTGTGGAGCAGGCGGAGAAGGCGCTCACCGGAGGCATAGCCTTCGATGGTTCCTCCGTGGAGGGATTTGTCCGCATAGAGGAGTCCGACATGAGGCTCATGCCGGATCCTGATACCCTGGCGGTGTTCCCATGGACCGTAAGCAGCACGCCTACGGCACGGCTGATCTGCGATGTCATCACGTCCAAGGGCGAACCCTTCGAGGGATGTCCCAGGCGCATACTGAAGAGGGCCATTGCGAGGGCGGAAGCCATGGGGTACCAGATGATGGCTGGGCCAGAACCCGAGTTCTTCCTGTTCCTCAGGGATTCCGGGGGCATGCCCACGGTCCATACCCAGGATCAAGCAGGGTACTTCGACCTGTGTCCCATTGACTACGGGGAGGAGGCCCGCAGGGACATGGTGGTGGCCCTGCAGAAGATGGGGTTCGAGATAGAGGCATCCCACCATGAGGTGGCCCCTGGCCAGCACGAAATCGACTTCAAGTACGCCGATGCCCTGAAGACGGCGGACAGCATCTCTACCTTCCGGCTGGTCGTGCGGATCGTCGCCCAGCAGCATAACTTCCATGCCACCTTTATGCCCAAGCCTATCTTCGGCATCAACGGCTCCGGCATGCATACACACATGTCTCTCATGGTGGACGGGAAGAATGCCTTTGACAAGCCGGGGAACCCCTACGGTCTTAGCGACGAGTGCATCTACTACATAGGGGGGCTCCTGAGGCACGCCCCCGGGTTCACCGCCATTTGCAACCCCCTGGTGAATTCCTACAAGCGGCTGGTGCCCGGGTACGAAGCCCCTGTTTACATAGCGTGGTCGGAACGCAACAGGAGCCCCTTGGTGCGGGTGCCCGAGGGCCGTGGCATGTCCGCCCGGGTGGAGCTGAGGAGCCCGGATCCATCGTGCAACCCCTACCTGGCGCTGGCAGTCATGCTCACGGCCGGACTCGACGGGATCGAGAACAGGATCTCGCCCCCGGAACCGGTGAACCGGAACATCTACACCCTCACGGCCTCCGAGAGGGAGGACATGGGCATCCCGAGCCTTCCTGGGAACCTCTACGCGGCCATTGAGGAACTAAAGAAGGATGTGTTGATCCGGGAGGCCCTGGGAGAGCACATCTTCCATCGCTTCATCGAGGCCAAGATCATAGAGTGGGACACGTACAGGACACAGGTCCATGACTGGGAGATAAACCAGTACCTGGGGGTGTTCTAGAGTTGACGGTTCCAGGCATGGCCGAGTACGTCGACAGGCTGGTACACTGGCTCAAGGCCCAGGGTGCCGGGGCCGGTGCTGCCGGGGCGGTGGTAGGGATCAGCGGTGGTGTGGATTCCGCTGTGGTTGCGGCCCTTCTGAAGCGGGCGTTCCCCGCCACTACCCTAGGGATCATCATGCCCTGTGACAGCCTGCCCCGGGATATCGAGGACGCCCGCCTGGTGGCCCAGGCACTGGAGGTGCCCTTCAAGGAAGTCGGCCTTGGCCACGCCTTCAGGGCAGTCCTGGGGGCCATGGGGAAGGAGGAGGGCCCGGGCCGTAGACTGGCTGAGGCCAACCTGAAGCCTCGCCTTCGCATGCTGGTCCTCTACTATCACGCGAACCTCCGCAACTACCTGGTGGCAGGCACCGGCAACCGCAGCGAGCTGAAGGTGGGCTACTTCACCAAGCACGGTGATGGCGGCGTTGACCTGTTGCCCCTGGCCCGCATGGTGAAGTCCCAGGTGAAAGAGGCCGCCCGTTTGCTGGGCGTTCCATGCAAGGTCATTGAGAAGCCACCCACGGCGGGGCTATGGCCCGGCCAGACCGACGAAGCCGAGATGGGAGTAACCTACGAGGTGCTGGACAACTACATCCTGGCGGGTGAGGCTCCGGAGGATGCCCGGGGGATCATCGAGTCGATGGCTAGGAGGAGCGCCCACAAGCTCAGCCCTCCAGTGATGCCGGACTTCGAGCCTTGAGGAGCCTCCTGGCCCTGTTCAAGGAACGGCGGACCGGGATCAGGAGTCTCTGGGCCAGCCGGAGAGCGGAGTAGATCAAGGCGACCCCCCTGTCCTTGAAGGGGTAGCGGTAGTCAAGGTAGTTGCCCGTGAGCCTGCCCTGGGACCGGAGGAGTCCTGACACGGGTGTGCCCTCATACACCTCAAGGCGGTTCAGGAGGTCGAGCCTGGAGTTGACTATGCCGTCCTTGCCCCGGATCTCCTGGAGAAAGGCAAGGTTCTGGACGAGTTCGTTGAGGGTTGTGTCAGGGTCAAAGAGTATGAAACCTATGTAGGGTTCAAGGCCAAGTCTCCGGAGGGTGAAAACCGCCCTCCGGTTCTCCTCTACCGTGAGGTTCTTGCCCAGGCGTTCAAGGCATGCGTCCACTCCGGCCTCAACCCCCAGGAACACCCTGTAGAGCCCGGCCTCTTTCAGCTGCCGGAAGAGGTCCTCCTCCACATCATTGGCCCTGACGGAGACCTCGAAGCGCACCGGGAGCCTTCTCTTCAGGAACTCACCTGCGATGGCCTCGGCCCGCTGCCGGCCCTTCTCGCCGGGTCCCATGAAGTTGTCGTCGGCGAAACGGAACTGTCTCACACTGTGGTCTTTCACAAGGCGCTCCACCTCGTCCGCGATATTGCCAGGACTCCTTGCCCTCCACTTGGGTCCCGGTGACAGGCCATAGAAAGCGCCGACGCTGCAGAAGACGCAGTTGTTGTAGCACCCCCGGGAGGAGGCCACCATTGCGTCCTGGCCCCTGGCCAGTGCCGGGCGAAGGTACCTGCGGTCGGGGAAGGGCAGGGCATCGAGGTCTTGGATAAGGGGCCGGGGCTCGCTTCTGTTAGGCCCGCTCCTGGCGATGCCCGGGATGCCATCCAGGGAGGCGCCTGAGAGGTATGCCCGGACCAGCTCCACGGAGGTGACCTCTCCTTCACCCACCACAACTACCAGGTCATCCCTGGGGGAGCCTGCCAGGAGGCGTTCGGCCGCCAGGGAGGGGGTATGGCCGCCCATCATAACCAGGCCAGGGCTGCCCAGGTTCTCCAGTATGGAGAGGGCAGGGGGGACCATGGTCGGCAGGACTACTGAAAGCCCCAGGACCTTCCAGGTACGGCCACGGATCTCCCGGACGGACCGGGCCGTGTTCCATCCCTCCAGGCCGGCATCCAGGAGTTCAACATCGATGCCAGCCTGGGCCAGGGCTGCCCCGACATAGCCCATGCCCAGGTTCTCCCCAGCCTCCTCGTCCACGTGGCGCAGGCGGCGGGGTGGAGTGAACAGCAGCACATCCGGCAAGGTCAGGTCTCCTTTCTGCGGGCCATCTCTCCCAGGAGTCCCAGGAGGTACTCGCGCTCGTTGGCGGAAGGGTCCTCCAGGACAGTTTCGAGGAGGACCCTGAGAACCCTGCCGACCCTGGGCCCCTCCGGGATCCCCAGTACCTCCATGACATCATGGCCGTCCACGGCAAGGTCCCGGGTATCCACCGCGTGGTGCCCTTGGAGGATGGCCTTCACCTGGGCAAGACTCCCCCGGAAGGCAGGGCCGGGGATGCCGCCTGAGGCCAGTATGTCAGCCTGCCTGAGTTCAAACAGGTCCAGCACGTTGTCCCGGCCTACCCGGCCCACCAGGCGCCTGAGGCCGGCGTCACTGATGGAGGGTCCCACCTGGAACATGTGTTCACGCACTAGAAGCACCACCCGTTCCTGGGTGGCGTTATCGAACCTGAGGCGCCTGAGGATCTCCCGGGCCATGGAGGCCCCCTCGCTGTCATGCCCGTGGAAGTGGCTCGTGCCGTCCTCCCGCCTCCAGGTGCGGGGCTTGGCTACGTCGTGGAGGAGGCCGGCCAACCTGAGGCCGAGGTCCGGCCGCAGGTAGTGGAGGATGGCGATGGAGTGCTCCGTTACATTATCAAAGGGGCCGCGGATACCCCTCACTGACCTCCCCTCCAGGAGTTCCGGGATGACGTGGGCCATCAGCCCCAGGTCGCACATCAGCCAGGCAGCCCGGGCTACATGGCTGCCCAGGAGGATGTGGGAGAACTCGTCCCTCACCCGTTCCCTGGAGACCTTGGAAAGGAGGCCGGAATGACACTGCATGGCCTTCTGGGTGGCCCGCTCCAGCCTCCAGCCCCGGGCGATAAACCTTAGGGCGCGGAGCATTCGCAAGGGGTCCTCGGCGATGCGCTCCTGGGGGTCCCCCACGGCCCTGACCGCCTGGCGGCTCAGGTCTCTCTTTCCACGGAAGGGATCCAGCATGGGCCCGCCGGGCCAGCGCCAGGCCATGGCGTTTACGGTGAAGTCCCGGCGCGCCAAGTCCATGTGGATGTCCCCGTGGAAACTGACACTGTCAGGGTGCCGGGAATCGGTGTATGAGGCCTCACTGCGGAAGGTAGTCACCTCCACCGGTCCCCCCTGAGTCATTAGAACGATGGTGCCGAAGAGCGCCCCCACCTCCAGGGTGGGGTGGTGGGGAAAGGCCTTTAGGATATCCACGGGGCTTGCCGATGTGGCCACGTCCCAATCCTTGGGTTCGGTGCCCATGAGCAGGTCACGGCAGGCCCCTCCCACCAGGTAAGCCTGGTGGCCGTGAAGGACCAGGGTATCCAGGACACCGGCAACGTGGCCGGGTACAGCCTCCCGGGTAAGCACGCTCATCACCGCCAGGGGAAAGATGTTCGTCCACAATGGATTCTACCACAAGATGCCTGGAGGCACAGGCCGGGCAGGCACAGTGGTGGTACCAGTCATGCTCCTCATGGCGGCGCTTCCCGCCGGGCCGAGGCCGGAACCTTTCCAGATGACCCACGCCAGAATCAGTACGCATCCGGTCTTAAAGAAACGGAGGGAATCCCTGTCACACTTCAAACTCGGGCTCCTAGGCCCGGGGATAGCAGCGGTTCTCCTGGCGGTGGCAGTGTTCTCCGGGACGGGATGCCAGCACGCTGCGCCCCAGGAGCCAGGACAAGAGCCCCAAGAGGCGGTAATTCCCGGAGAATCCCTGCCCTTTCCTGGTGATGAGATAGCGGCCACGTGGGAAGTGGATGGCAACCGTATCCTCTCCGCTTATTTGCACGAACGACAGCAGGGTGGGCGGTGCGCATGTAGAAACCAAGCCACGCCTTTCATTGCAGGCTCTGGAGGTGCACTCATGAGTAAGAGACTTAGGGTATGTCCCCAGTGCGGTGAGGCCGCAGTGAAACCAATCATCTATGGGTTGCCTGGCCCCGATCTAATCGAGGCCGAGAATGCCGGGAAGGTGCGGCTGGGGGGATGCTTGGACTGTTCAGATCTCCCGGATTATGTCTGCGACCATTGTGGGCTTAAGTGGAAAGGCAAAGTTAGCACCAAGGATTACCATGACATTGAACAGTTGCGGGCCAGTACGACCATTTGGCCGGGGCCCAGGTATTGCGTGGAAGTGGACTTCGTCCATGCCAGGGTCTCGTGGAACAAGTCTAACATGTACTTCTTGGAGGACGAAAAAGAAAAAAACCTTAATAAGGAGGAAATGAACGCATTTCTTGATGGGCTCCGGAGGTGTGATCTATTGGATTGGAGAGGGCACTACTACTGGCCAGCCCTTGACGGGGTTGGGTGGGAAGTGGAAATCAGGTTTGCGGATGCGGTGATGACAAAGACGGGAAGCAATGACTATCCAGCGGAATGGGAAGGATTTTGCTGCCTTGTTCGTGGCCTCGCAGGCGGTACATTTCAATAAGCCGTGAGGCGAAGCATTTTGAGAAGCAGGCGACAAGTTGACGATTATTAGAGATACGGGTTTGGCAAAGCGTCTAGGTGTGGTGCATTTGGGGCCCAAGGGCAACCCGCTACTGATGGTTCAAGGCCAAGTCCTATCTGGATTCAC from Bacillota bacterium harbors:
- a CDS encoding MerR family transcriptional regulator encodes the protein MGVSKGHVRKSHMKGVGRVQRREPGYAMAVVKGMTGLSERQIRYYDAMGLVSPMRTPGGHRLYSQRDVERLLEIKSLIARGLKVSEVRERLREREEPPTELVSDRESFFLRKIRGPAFQGGVGIRERDPLGTTSVKSLYPMEKRPEIMKSVDGLRARKGEEKTSARNRDRQGGSPKETGRS
- the nadE gene encoding NAD(+) synthase; its protein translation is MTVPGMAEYVDRLVHWLKAQGAGAGAAGAVVGISGGVDSAVVAALLKRAFPATTLGIIMPCDSLPRDIEDARLVAQALEVPFKEVGLGHAFRAVLGAMGKEEGPGRRLAEANLKPRLRMLVLYYHANLRNYLVAGTGNRSELKVGYFTKHGDGGVDLLPLARMVKSQVKEAARLLGVPCKVIEKPPTAGLWPGQTDEAEMGVTYEVLDNYILAGEAPEDARGIIESMARRSAHKLSPPVMPDFEP
- a CDS encoding branched-chain amino acid ABC transporter permease, whose product is MARSVKTETATRPHVIPGPVRVIGTAAALSALYFLVIAVAGHNPYYMQILSIAAINVIGAVSLNLINGFTGLFSIGHAGFLAIGAYTSGSLTVFLGFPFIPSIIMGGICAMAMGFVVGTPTLRLGGDYLAIATLGFGEIIRVVMNNIDKVGGPRGFTGIPPYSSFFWTYLFAVATVLIIINFVTSSHGRACKSIREDEIAARAMGINVTRYKVTVFVIGSFFAGVAGGLLVHTLQLAHPKMFGIMKSVDYLIMIVVGGYGSITGAIVAATLITGLTEALRFIQEWRMLVYGLLLIVVMLTRPQGLMGGFEVSFDRLAGLLGKPSADAGKQEGVK
- a CDS encoding ABC transporter substrate-binding protein, with the protein product MAVLVVTLLASLAGCGQPQPAPEEEEGEEEPVATESIKIGIIAPMTGETPTFGASTRDGVLLAVEEYNAKGGVLGRQIEWVLEDDKGDAVEAANAGRKLVNQDKVVAIIGSVYSVCSLAIAPIAQEAKIPMISPTSTNERVTLTGDYIFRACFIDPFQGFVMAKFSTENLQAKTAAVLYDIENDYTKGLAEEFKKHLENMGGTVVAFETHASGDQDFRAQLTKIKAAEPEVLFLPQYYQTAALQAKQVREMGWDVQMLGADGWDSPDLISIAGDAIEGGYHANHYSPDSDTPVAQAFLKAYNDKYGKTPDALAALAYDAALILFEAIEKAGSTEGSAIRDAMAATDLEVVSGKTTYDANRNPIKAAVVNKIENGKFKFYTVVNP
- a CDS encoding branched-chain amino acid ABC transporter permease encodes the protein MVNGIQLGSIYALIALGYTMVYGIVRLINFAHGEIYMAGAYIGYFVAGYLGPFFLPTLVIPMLLTPVLALIIERFAYRPLRFAPRLAALSTALGVSIFLQNFVRQFIGADYRPFPQIMTPHTYNVGGVIINNITILVVGVAFTLMMVLQFIVRRTKVGKAMRAVSYDKDAARLMGIDLDYVISVTFVLGSTLAAAAGVLVGIAYPRIDPVMGLLPGMKAFIAAVLGGIGNIPGAMLGGLVMGMAEIMVVYLYSSKWRDAVAFAILIVVLLLRPQGLLGRQLSEKV
- a CDS encoding EamA family transporter yields the protein MAFFFALATMFLWGTSPLLGKIALARLDPVVALTLRSGVITLCLLALSLFSGKLGALGQVDARSALWITMEGISGSLLGHLAYFYALKMGNLAQVIPVTAAYPLVAALWGVVLLGDRLTVGRGLGALLVVIGVWLVSRS
- a CDS encoding radical SAM protein codes for the protein MLLFTPPRRLRHVDEEAGENLGMGYVGAALAQAGIDVELLDAGLEGWNTARSVREIRGRTWKVLGLSVVLPTMVPPALSILENLGSPGLVMMGGHTPSLAAERLLAGSPRDDLVVVVGEGEVTSVELVRAYLSGASLDGIPGIARSGPNRSEPRPLIQDLDALPFPDRRYLRPALARGQDAMVASSRGCYNNCVFCSVGAFYGLSPGPKWRARSPGNIADEVERLVKDHSVRQFRFADDNFMGPGEKGRQRAEAIAGEFLKRRLPVRFEVSVRANDVEEDLFRQLKEAGLYRVFLGVEAGVDACLERLGKNLTVEENRRAVFTLRRLGLEPYIGFILFDPDTTLNELVQNLAFLQEIRGKDGIVNSRLDLLNRLEVYEGTPVSGLLRSQGRLTGNYLDYRYPFKDRGVALIYSALRLAQRLLIPVRRSLNRARRLLKARSPASLEG
- the glnA gene encoding type I glutamate--ammonia ligase codes for the protein MPGTETGREEVLKKLADLKVQFIRLQFTDILGIIKNVAIPVEQAEKALTGGIAFDGSSVEGFVRIEESDMRLMPDPDTLAVFPWTVSSTPTARLICDVITSKGEPFEGCPRRILKRAIARAEAMGYQMMAGPEPEFFLFLRDSGGMPTVHTQDQAGYFDLCPIDYGEEARRDMVVALQKMGFEIEASHHEVAPGQHEIDFKYADALKTADSISTFRLVVRIVAQQHNFHATFMPKPIFGINGSGMHTHMSLMVDGKNAFDKPGNPYGLSDECIYYIGGLLRHAPGFTAICNPLVNSYKRLVPGYEAPVYIAWSERNRSPLVRVPEGRGMSARVELRSPDPSCNPYLALAVMLTAGLDGIENRISPPEPVNRNIYTLTASEREDMGIPSLPGNLYAAIEELKKDVLIREALGEHIFHRFIEAKIIEWDTYRTQVHDWEINQYLGVF
- a CDS encoding SH3 domain-containing protein, with translation MGRLRELVNQIQEKEEPLLELYERVQEAASKVTERNLASQMYRYQKFQVASLGLLKGEAPEKFEAFGQVSDDDVNLRTGPGPRYELVRTVQKGTPAIIMESEGNWVNLRLPDGAEGWVFKAYVKKEDNT
- a CDS encoding CooT family nickel-binding protein, giving the protein MCESNVFMASDGREDLIMEAVDIIKTEGAELFLQGVLGDTIRVKGRIKELRLMEHKIIVEPQ